One window of Nocardia nova SH22a genomic DNA carries:
- a CDS encoding purine-cytosine permease family protein, protein MKTSPTPDPTGAPPTRWDRFQTWAAKDNIEDYSLRYAPRTFRRWSPMACGIAALGGIAYLADYSIGASIAVSHGSASAIVAILVAAATIFLTGIPIAYYAAKYNVDMDLLTRGAGFGYFGSTLTSLIYASFCFIFFALEGAIMAQAMKLTFHIPLPIGYILGSVLIIPLVLYGMSALAKFQVWTQPLWLVLFVAPIAMILIADPHGADGFLSWTGDGGSQRVGAIAVGAGAGVALSLIAQIGEQVDYLRFMPEKSETPPLKWWSAVLLAGPGWVILGAAKQISGAFLAFYVVDQVGFTRATEPIEQFLGGYGAVLHNHGVALGVATVMVLLSQVKINVTNAYSGSLSWSNFFSRALHIHPGRVVWLALHIAIALTLMLCNMFSLLNTILGFYSNVAIAWIGAIVADLVINKALLKISPPYVEFKRAYLYPINPVGFVSMLVASAVSIAAFFGAFGDFCQAWSPYLALAIAMVLAPIIAIATKGKYYLARKNPLREEIEREPLWAGQTLLDIVDGKRYELPDMVHDCPFHGGTVSSLTCTLTKGCHEQCQSATHQDPVTTAADLGLRQSSPAL, encoded by the coding sequence ATGAAAACCTCCCCGACACCTGATCCCACCGGAGCACCCCCTACCCGGTGGGACCGTTTCCAGACCTGGGCAGCCAAGGACAACATCGAGGACTATTCGCTGCGGTACGCCCCGCGCACCTTCCGCCGCTGGTCACCGATGGCGTGCGGGATCGCCGCGCTGGGCGGGATCGCCTATCTCGCCGACTATTCCATCGGCGCGTCCATCGCGGTCAGCCACGGCAGCGCCAGCGCGATCGTCGCGATCCTGGTGGCGGCGGCCACGATCTTTCTCACCGGAATCCCGATCGCGTACTACGCCGCGAAATACAACGTGGACATGGATCTGCTGACCCGCGGCGCCGGTTTCGGCTACTTCGGGTCCACTCTCACCAGCCTCATCTACGCCAGCTTCTGTTTCATCTTCTTCGCCCTCGAGGGCGCGATCATGGCGCAGGCGATGAAGCTGACCTTCCACATACCGCTGCCGATCGGCTACATACTCGGCTCGGTGCTCATCATTCCCCTTGTCCTCTACGGGATGTCGGCACTGGCGAAGTTCCAGGTGTGGACCCAGCCGCTGTGGCTGGTGCTGTTCGTCGCGCCGATCGCGATGATTCTGATCGCCGATCCGCACGGCGCCGACGGCTTCCTGTCGTGGACCGGCGACGGCGGCAGTCAGCGGGTCGGCGCGATCGCCGTCGGCGCGGGCGCGGGTGTGGCGCTGTCGCTGATCGCGCAGATCGGTGAGCAGGTCGACTATCTGCGGTTCATGCCGGAGAAGTCGGAGACGCCCCCGCTGAAATGGTGGTCGGCGGTGCTGCTGGCCGGTCCCGGCTGGGTGATTCTCGGTGCGGCCAAACAGATTTCGGGGGCGTTCCTCGCCTTCTACGTGGTCGATCAGGTGGGCTTCACCCGGGCGACCGAGCCGATCGAGCAGTTCCTCGGCGGATACGGGGCCGTCCTGCACAATCACGGTGTCGCACTGGGCGTCGCGACGGTGATGGTGCTGCTGTCCCAGGTGAAGATCAATGTCACCAACGCCTATTCCGGTTCGCTGTCGTGGTCGAACTTCTTCAGCCGGGCGCTGCACATCCATCCGGGCCGGGTGGTGTGGCTCGCACTGCACATCGCGATCGCGCTGACATTGATGCTGTGCAATATGTTCTCGCTGCTCAACACCATCCTCGGCTTCTACTCCAATGTCGCCATCGCCTGGATCGGCGCGATCGTCGCGGATCTGGTGATCAACAAGGCGCTGCTGAAGATCAGCCCGCCGTATGTGGAATTCAAACGGGCGTATCTGTATCCGATCAATCCGGTGGGCTTCGTCTCGATGCTGGTGGCCTCGGCGGTGTCGATCGCGGCGTTCTTCGGCGCGTTCGGCGACTTCTGCCAGGCATGGTCGCCGTATCTCGCACTCGCGATCGCGATGGTGCTGGCCCCGATCATCGCGATCGCCACGAAGGGCAAATACTATCTGGCGCGCAAGAATCCGCTGCGCGAGGAGATCGAGCGCGAGCCGCTGTGGGCCGGGCAGACCCTGCTCGACATCGTCGACGGCAAGCGCTACGAGCTACCGGACATGGTGCACGACTGCCCCTTCCACGGCGGCACGGTGTCCTCACTGACCTGCACCCTCACCAAGGGCTGTCACGAACAGTGCCAATCGGCCACGCACCAGGACCCGGTGACCACCGCCGCCGATCTCGGCCTGCGGCAATCCTCACCGGCACTGTAA
- a CDS encoding DedA family protein: MAGITTALNPMSGSSLLAEFGALAVLLGTFAESGLLVVGFFLPGDTLIFPAGVLCATGTRTDPHLILWQVLLCAAAGSIAGAQAGYLFGRHGGQAFLARTSKPRLHAVVARGEHWLDRYGARRAIVIGRFVPMVRTVISPVAGVLGVPARTFTTWQIVGGLAWSQSLVLVGFWLGTRVPNVDRYLLPAVAVVVLVSCLPLLGQLRRR; encoded by the coding sequence GTGGCAGGCATCACGACCGCACTGAACCCGATGAGCGGATCGTCGTTGCTGGCCGAGTTCGGTGCGCTGGCCGTCCTGCTCGGCACATTCGCCGAATCCGGTCTGCTGGTCGTCGGTTTCTTCCTGCCCGGCGACACCCTGATCTTCCCCGCGGGCGTCCTCTGCGCCACCGGCACCCGCACCGATCCCCACCTGATCCTGTGGCAGGTACTGCTGTGCGCCGCAGCGGGTTCCATCGCCGGAGCCCAGGCCGGTTATCTGTTCGGGCGCCACGGCGGCCAGGCCTTCCTCGCCCGGACGTCCAAACCCCGGCTGCACGCGGTGGTGGCCCGCGGTGAGCACTGGCTGGATCGCTACGGTGCGCGCCGGGCCATCGTCATCGGACGGTTCGTGCCGATGGTGCGCACGGTGATCAGCCCGGTCGCGGGCGTCCTCGGCGTTCCGGCGCGGACCTTCACGACCTGGCAGATCGTGGGCGGGCTGGCATGGTCGCAGAGTCTGGTGCTGGTGGGGTTCTGGCTGGGCACGCGAGTGCCGAACGTGGACAGGTATCTGCTGCCCGCCGTCGCGGTGGTGGTGCTGGTGTCGTGCCTGCCGCTACTGGGGCAACTGCGTCGCCGGTGA
- a CDS encoding trimeric intracellular cation channel family protein yields MAAVSDTVPELLRALDLTGVFANAMLGGAVARTYRFDPIGFAVLATASGLGGGIIRDTLLQRGTPVALVDYTYLLTALFGALIAFAFRFEGRLWDRLFPWVDSLALGCWAAVGAQKTLEVGLGWLPAVLLGTATAVGGGVVRDIAVGRVPTIFGGNTLYATCALAASATLVIIWYSGHVTAGSIAATVVGAGLCLLARWRGWMLPERVSWPERLRYGRRKER; encoded by the coding sequence ATGGCGGCGGTGTCGGATACCGTTCCCGAACTGCTACGCGCCCTGGACCTGACCGGTGTGTTCGCCAACGCCATGCTCGGCGGGGCGGTGGCGCGCACCTACCGATTCGATCCGATCGGATTCGCGGTACTGGCCACGGCGTCGGGGCTGGGCGGTGGCATCATTCGCGACACTCTGCTGCAACGGGGAACCCCGGTCGCGCTGGTCGACTACACCTATCTGCTGACCGCGCTGTTCGGTGCGCTGATCGCGTTCGCGTTCCGTTTCGAGGGCAGGCTGTGGGACCGGCTGTTCCCGTGGGTCGACTCGCTGGCACTGGGTTGCTGGGCGGCGGTCGGCGCGCAGAAGACGCTCGAGGTCGGGTTGGGGTGGCTGCCCGCGGTGCTGCTGGGAACCGCGACCGCGGTCGGTGGCGGGGTGGTGCGCGACATCGCGGTCGGCCGCGTGCCGACGATCTTCGGCGGTAACACGCTGTATGCCACCTGTGCGCTGGCGGCCAGTGCGACACTGGTGATCATCTGGTATTCGGGGCATGTGACGGCGGGGTCGATCGCCGCGACGGTGGTCGGCGCGGGATTGTGCCTGCTGGCCCGGTGGCGGGGATGGATGCTGCCGGAGCGGGTGAGTTGGCCGGAACGATTGCGGTACGGGCGGCGAAAGGAGAGGTGA
- a CDS encoding group I truncated hemoglobin, with product MKISSLFSKSSATVTPEPPAASIYEQIGGHEALETVVEDFYVRVLADEDLAGFFSGTNMSRLKGKQVEFFAAALGGPEPYTGAPMKQVHQGRGITMHHFNLVAGHLTDSLKDAGVPEGTVGDIIGAIAPLAPEIASDATAS from the coding sequence ATGAAAATCTCGTCGTTGTTCTCGAAGTCGTCCGCCACGGTGACCCCCGAACCGCCCGCCGCGTCCATCTACGAGCAGATCGGTGGCCACGAAGCCCTCGAAACCGTGGTCGAGGACTTCTACGTCCGCGTCCTCGCCGACGAGGACCTCGCCGGTTTCTTCAGCGGTACCAACATGTCCCGGCTGAAGGGGAAGCAGGTCGAATTCTTCGCGGCCGCCCTCGGCGGCCCCGAACCGTACACCGGCGCCCCGATGAAGCAGGTGCATCAGGGCCGCGGAATCACCATGCACCACTTCAACCTGGTCGCCGGACACCTCACCGATTCACTGAAGGACGCCGGTGTTCCGGAGGGAACGGTCGGCGACATCATCGGCGCCATCGCCCCGCTGGCCCCCGAAATCGCCTCGGACGCAACGGCTTCCTGA
- a CDS encoding NADPH-dependent F420 reductase produces MRIAILGTGAMAAALGGGWVRAGHDVVVAGRSPDRAHVLATALGTRAVPVGEAVTGADAVLLAVAHTGVADVLRAAGATTGALTGTTLIDPVNAMDHGGGPLRVPGGGSHAQRVAALAPGAHVVKAFHLFPSTRWTEPASEPLTVPLCGDDAAALRTTGRLVRDLGAEPVVFGDLSRARQLEETAGFVISLAFTGIDPASAVPSMPAAG; encoded by the coding sequence ATGAGAATCGCGATCCTGGGCACCGGCGCGATGGCCGCGGCATTGGGCGGCGGCTGGGTGCGCGCCGGGCACGACGTGGTGGTAGCGGGCAGGTCACCGGACCGCGCACACGTCCTCGCCACCGCCCTGGGCACTCGCGCGGTCCCGGTCGGCGAGGCCGTGACCGGAGCGGACGCCGTTCTGCTGGCGGTGGCGCACACCGGTGTCGCTGACGTCCTGCGCGCGGCCGGGGCCACCACCGGCGCACTGACCGGTACCACCCTGATCGACCCGGTCAACGCCATGGACCACGGCGGCGGGCCGCTGCGAGTCCCCGGCGGCGGCTCGCACGCACAACGGGTGGCCGCGCTGGCGCCCGGCGCTCACGTCGTCAAGGCGTTCCACCTCTTCCCGAGCACGCGGTGGACCGAGCCCGCATCCGAACCGCTGACGGTGCCGCTGTGCGGCGACGACGCCGCGGCGCTGCGGACCACCGGGCGTCTCGTCCGCGATCTGGGCGCCGAACCCGTCGTCTTCGGTGACCTGTCGCGGGCCCGGCAACTGGAGGAGACGGCGGGTTTCGTGATCTCGCTGGCGTTCACCGGAATCGACCCCGCCTCGGCGGTACCTTCGATGCCCGCGGCCGGATGA
- a CDS encoding winged helix-turn-helix transcriptional regulator — protein sequence MSGHGGDAHAGELVADCRLRAATDLFAHTWDPVILVGLLGGARRRSVLRAEIGGISDKALTEALRRLVGHGLLERQRYAQAPPRVEYALTPLGRSLVEGPLRALGDWVEVHGDELLAASGIPGDDEW from the coding sequence ATGAGTGGTCATGGCGGCGACGCGCATGCGGGCGAGCTGGTCGCCGATTGCCGATTGCGTGCGGCGACAGACCTTTTCGCGCACACCTGGGATCCGGTGATCCTGGTGGGACTGCTCGGCGGGGCCCGGCGGCGCAGTGTGTTGCGCGCCGAGATCGGGGGGATCAGCGACAAGGCGCTCACCGAGGCGCTGCGCCGGTTGGTCGGGCACGGCCTGCTCGAGCGGCAGCGGTACGCGCAGGCGCCACCGCGGGTGGAGTACGCGCTCACGCCGCTGGGACGCAGCCTCGTCGAGGGCCCGCTGCGTGCGCTGGGCGACTGGGTGGAGGTTCACGGTGACGAATTGCTGGCGGCAAGTGGTATTCCCGGCGACGACGAGTGGTGA